Proteins from a single region of Chlamydia buteonis:
- the glgC gene encoding glucose-1-phosphate adenylyltransferase, whose translation MIENDFQGYPSSYQVSHFYRDKVGVIVLCGGEGRRLSPLTCWRCKPTVSFGGRYKLIDVPISHAIASGFSKIFVIGQYLTYTLQQHLMKTYFYHGVLQDQIHLLAPEGRDGSQVWYQGTADAIRQNLLYLEDTEIEYFLVLSGDQLYNMDFRRIVDYALYAQSDMVIVAQPIQEKDALRMGVLQIDKDGNLLDFYEKPQEKEILNRFRLSPMDCHRHKLDPQHGNFLGNMGIYLFRRESLFQLLLEEQGDDFGKHLIQAQIKRGSVKTFLYDGYWTDIGTIESYYEANIALTQRPKPQVRGLNCYDDRGMIYSKNHHLPGTIVSDSMISNSLLCEGAVIDSSKVSHSVVGIRGVIGKNSVIDHSIVMGNDRYGNTLQTPLGIGDNCEIYKTIIDENCRIGHGVKLTNVKGYKDYDSPDGKLVVRDGIIIIPRGTRIPNNYIF comes from the coding sequence ATGATAGAAAATGATTTTCAGGGCTATCCCTCAAGTTATCAAGTTTCTCATTTTTATCGAGATAAGGTTGGTGTTATTGTTTTATGCGGTGGTGAAGGAAGGAGATTATCTCCTCTCACATGTTGGCGTTGTAAACCAACTGTGTCTTTTGGAGGTAGGTATAAATTAATCGATGTGCCTATTTCACACGCTATAGCTTCGGGATTTTCTAAGATTTTTGTGATAGGTCAGTATCTTACGTATACTTTACAACAGCACCTCATGAAGACCTATTTTTATCACGGTGTACTTCAAGATCAGATACATCTCCTTGCTCCTGAGGGCCGAGATGGGAGTCAAGTGTGGTATCAGGGGACTGCAGATGCTATTCGTCAAAATCTTCTCTATCTGGAAGATACGGAGATAGAGTATTTTCTAGTCTTGTCCGGAGATCAACTATATAATATGGATTTCCGTAGGATAGTAGATTACGCTTTGTATGCACAGTCAGACATGGTAATCGTTGCTCAGCCAATACAAGAAAAAGATGCCTTGAGAATGGGTGTTTTACAAATAGATAAAGATGGAAATCTTTTAGATTTCTATGAAAAACCTCAGGAAAAAGAGATCCTAAATCGTTTCCGACTCTCACCAATGGATTGTCATAGACATAAGCTAGATCCTCAACACGGCAATTTTTTAGGGAATATGGGAATATACCTTTTTCGAAGAGAAAGTCTGTTCCAACTACTTCTAGAAGAGCAAGGTGATGACTTTGGTAAGCATCTTATTCAAGCACAAATAAAACGGGGCTCTGTAAAAACTTTTCTTTATGATGGTTATTGGACTGATATTGGTACCATCGAATCTTATTACGAAGCAAATATTGCTTTAACTCAAAGGCCAAAACCCCAAGTTCGTGGCTTGAACTGTTACGATGATAGAGGAATGATCTATAGTAAAAATCATCATCTTCCTGGGACTATAGTTTCTGATTCTATGATTTCGAATTCTTTGCTTTGTGAAGGCGCTGTTATCGATTCTAGTAAGGTATCTCATAGTGTTGTGGGAATTCGTGGTGTGATAGGAAAAAATTCTGTTATCGACCATTCTATTGTTATGGGGAACGACCGCTATGGGAATACGTTGCAGACTCCTTTAGGTATAGGTGATAATTGTGAGATTTATAAAACAATTATTGATGAGAATTGTAGGATCGGCCACGGAGTGAAATTGACTAATGTTAAAGGATATAAAGATTATGATTCTCCAGATGGGAAGCTAGTTGTTAGGGATGGAATTATTATCATTCCTCGGGGAACTAGGATTCCTAATAATTATATATTTTGA
- the coaE gene encoding dephospho-CoA kinase (Dephospho-CoA kinase (CoaE) performs the final step in coenzyme A biosynthesis.): MLELLKVSITGDLSSGKTEACRVFQELGTYVISADKVSHSFLVPHSHIGRRVIDLLGPEVVIDNTFDRKVIAEKVFGNLDLLQALEAILHPEVCRIIEEQYCQVAKERKYPLFIAEVPLLYEIHYARWFDRVILITADENIRRERFTKKTNCSDLNFYQRCARFSSHEEKMMHADIIIENNGTKEELRHKVEEYFYALKGAL, translated from the coding sequence ATGTTAGAATTACTAAAAGTTTCTATTACAGGGGATCTCTCTTCAGGAAAGACTGAGGCGTGTAGGGTTTTTCAAGAGTTGGGGACCTATGTAATTAGTGCTGATAAAGTTTCGCATAGTTTCCTTGTTCCTCACTCGCATATAGGTCGTCGCGTTATAGATCTCCTGGGGCCAGAAGTTGTTATTGACAATACATTTGATAGAAAAGTCATAGCAGAAAAAGTTTTTGGTAATTTAGATCTGCTGCAAGCTTTAGAAGCTATTTTACATCCTGAAGTTTGTCGAATTATTGAAGAGCAGTATTGTCAAGTCGCTAAAGAGCGAAAGTACCCTCTGTTCATTGCTGAGGTGCCTTTGTTGTACGAAATACATTATGCGAGATGGTTTGATCGTGTAATTCTAATTACAGCTGATGAGAATATTCGTAGGGAAAGGTTTACCAAAAAAACTAATTGTTCTGATTTAAATTTTTATCAGAGATGTGCACGGTTTTCTTCTCATGAGGAAAAAATGATGCATGCCGATATTATTATAGAAAATAACGGTACTAAAGAAGAATTACGTCATAAAGTTGAAGAATATTTTTACGCTTTAAAGGGAGCATTATGA
- a CDS encoding transporter substrate-binding domain-containing protein, giving the protein MKIKNSLKLYFLALLCFLPLVFLGCSREKKELLVGRDTTWFPKQFGIYTANINAFLNDLVSEVNYRENLNINVINQDWIHLFENLDDQKTAGAFTSILPTAEMLDHYQFSEPILLTGPVLVVAEGSPYKSIQDLRGKLIGVYKFDASMLVGQDIPDAVLTPYQHVPIALEALSSGCYDALLAPIIEVTALIDTAYKGRLKIISQPLNQDGLRLVVLRGEKNNLLEGFNMGLVKSIRSGKYQTIKQQYRLP; this is encoded by the coding sequence GTGAAAATCAAGAATTCCTTAAAACTGTATTTCCTAGCTCTTTTGTGTTTCCTTCCTTTGGTTTTCTTAGGTTGTTCTAGAGAAAAGAAAGAATTATTAGTAGGAAGAGATACTACTTGGTTCCCCAAACAATTTGGAATTTACACAGCAAATATCAACGCTTTCTTGAATGATCTTGTATCCGAGGTCAATTACCGTGAGAACCTTAATATTAATGTTATAAATCAAGATTGGATTCATCTTTTTGAAAATCTTGATGATCAAAAAACTGCCGGAGCTTTCACATCGATACTACCGACAGCAGAGATGCTGGATCATTATCAATTTTCTGAACCGATACTGCTGACAGGTCCGGTACTTGTTGTTGCTGAAGGATCTCCCTACAAATCCATCCAAGACCTGCGTGGTAAACTTATTGGGGTATATAAATTTGATGCCTCCATGCTTGTCGGCCAAGATATCCCTGATGCAGTTTTGACCCCTTATCAACACGTCCCCATAGCTTTAGAAGCTTTATCTTCCGGATGTTATGATGCTTTGCTAGCTCCTATTATAGAAGTCACAGCATTGATAGACACTGCATATAAAGGGCGCTTAAAAATTATTTCCCAGCCTTTGAATCAAGACGGCCTAAGATTAGTAGTTCTTCGTGGTGAGAAGAATAACTTGTTGGAAGGTTTTAATATGGGATTAGTGAAAAGCATACGGTCGGGCAAGTACCAAACCATCAAACAGCAATACCGTCTTCCTTAG
- the rho gene encoding transcription termination factor Rho: MGIEELNVLARQYGVKNIGSLTKSQVVFEIVKAKSERSDELLIGEGVLEVLPDGFGFLRSPTYNYLPSAEDIYVSPAQIRRFDLKKGDTIIGTIRSPKDKEKYFALLKVDKINGSTPDKAKERVLFENLTPLYPNERIVMEMGKEHLAERLLDLTAPIGKGQRGLIVAPPRSGKTVILQSIAHAIAVNNPDIVLIVLLIDERPEEVTDMIRQVRGEVVASTFDEQPERHIQVAEMVIEKARRLVEHGKDVVILLDSITRLARAYNTVQPHSGKILTGGVDASALHKPKRFFGAARNIEGGGSLTILATALIDTGSRMDEVIFEEFKGTGNMELVLDRRLSDRRTYPAIDLIKSGTRKEELLYHPSELEKVYLFRQAIADLTAIDAMHLLLGRLKKTNSNAEFLLSLKE, translated from the coding sequence ATGGGAATTGAAGAGCTTAATGTATTGGCTCGTCAATATGGAGTGAAGAACATCGGGTCTCTCACTAAATCTCAAGTGGTATTTGAGATCGTTAAAGCAAAGTCTGAACGTTCAGATGAGCTTTTAATCGGGGAAGGGGTTTTGGAAGTTCTTCCTGATGGGTTTGGCTTTTTAAGATCACCTACTTATAACTATCTCCCTTCTGCTGAAGATATTTATGTTTCCCCGGCTCAAATCCGCAGATTTGATTTGAAGAAGGGAGACACAATTATAGGCACAATACGTTCTCCAAAAGATAAGGAAAAGTATTTTGCCCTATTAAAGGTAGATAAGATTAATGGATCTACCCCAGACAAAGCTAAGGAACGAGTTTTATTCGAAAACTTGACCCCTCTATACCCGAATGAAAGAATTGTTATGGAAATGGGGAAGGAGCACCTCGCTGAACGGTTGTTAGATCTTACGGCACCCATAGGGAAAGGGCAAAGGGGACTTATTGTGGCTCCTCCACGTTCTGGAAAGACAGTAATTTTACAGAGCATAGCGCACGCTATTGCAGTCAATAACCCTGATATTGTTCTCATTGTTTTGTTAATTGACGAGCGCCCAGAAGAAGTTACTGATATGATTCGACAGGTGCGTGGTGAAGTTGTTGCTTCTACGTTTGATGAGCAGCCTGAAAGACATATTCAAGTTGCAGAAATGGTTATAGAAAAGGCTCGACGTTTAGTTGAACATGGCAAGGATGTAGTGATCCTTCTTGATTCTATTACACGTTTAGCGCGAGCTTACAATACCGTGCAACCACATTCTGGAAAGATTTTAACAGGAGGCGTAGACGCTAGTGCTCTACATAAGCCTAAGAGATTTTTCGGAGCAGCAAGAAATATCGAAGGCGGCGGATCATTAACCATCCTAGCTACTGCGTTGATAGATACTGGTTCTAGAATGGATGAAGTCATTTTTGAGGAGTTCAAAGGTACAGGAAATATGGAACTGGTACTAGATCGTCGTCTTTCTGATCGAAGAACTTATCCTGCAATTGATCTTATTAAGAGTGGTACAAGAAAAGAAGAATTACTTTATCACCCTAGTGAATTAGAAAAAGTTTACCTTTTCCGACAGGCAATTGCTGATCTTACTGCTATTGACGCTATGCATCTGTTGTTAGGTAGATTAAAAAAGACAAATAGTAACGCAGAATTTTTACTTTCTTTAAAAGAATAG
- a CDS encoding metallophosphoesterase: MQIYGIADLHLAIGVPEKTMEVFGQPWASYHEKIRERWQKTVSSEDIVLLPGDISWAMHIEEAKEDFSFLGSLPGTKYMIRGNHDYWSSASVTKIAQVLPENLYYLAQGFSIIQPNMAVVGVRLWDSPTIRIASQCFQSSLPEKSREYSEKDEKIFLRELGRLQRALEAVPKDIDQIIVMTHYPPISSDGSSGPVSQMLEADGRVSHCLFGHMHKVRAPLEGFGQIRTIEYRLVAADYIDFTPQVII, encoded by the coding sequence ATGCAGATATATGGTATAGCGGATTTACATTTGGCTATTGGAGTCCCAGAAAAGACAATGGAAGTTTTTGGTCAGCCTTGGGCTTCCTATCACGAAAAAATCCGTGAAAGATGGCAAAAGACAGTCTCATCCGAGGATATCGTTTTGCTTCCGGGAGACATTTCTTGGGCGATGCATATTGAAGAAGCGAAAGAAGACTTCTCCTTTCTAGGATCTCTTCCAGGAACTAAGTACATGATTCGTGGGAATCATGATTACTGGAGTTCTGCATCAGTAACTAAAATAGCGCAAGTACTTCCTGAAAACTTGTACTATCTAGCTCAAGGTTTTTCCATAATACAACCGAACATGGCTGTTGTAGGTGTAAGACTTTGGGATAGCCCCACTATAAGAATAGCTTCGCAATGTTTCCAATCTTCACTTCCTGAAAAATCTCGGGAATATAGCGAGAAAGATGAGAAAATTTTCTTAAGGGAACTGGGAAGATTGCAAAGAGCTTTAGAAGCTGTCCCTAAGGATATCGATCAAATTATTGTTATGACGCATTATCCGCCCATTAGTAGTGATGGATCTTCGGGACCCGTCTCACAGATGCTAGAAGCTGATGGAAGAGTTTCTCATTGTCTATTTGGTCATATGCATAAAGTGCGTGCCCCCTTAGAGGGATTTGGACAAATTCGTACTATAGAATATAGATTAGTGGCTGCTGATTATATAGATTTTACCCCTCAGGTTATAATTTGA
- a CDS encoding tetratricopeptide repeat protein — protein MKLNNALPTLEALCKKTHQKLRQYLIRHSLLLFGCLLLMGVELGVFLYFFLFSGKTIIPAFCLACFFLTLFVCLVVRLYILSGKPDFFENLATDYLRNAQTLFKGKHNIVEEQTHLASSATKLAIDLQNQEYTLLSSMLSFLPKHDFMRKFSCFCFWKDYFLFRECLLQKSIEAYIKVVQSIPVDLGAHVSLADAYVALSGLYADPRKYPEFDVSYWVPPGRYGEDVQEKFFATAQRAIEEFKILNEYAPGNAWVHTQLAYSYHDLQMPLEEIQEYEMILKLKPTDVETMTKLGILYFQQGMNAKGLRIYEELKKRDYKKSRKLIKFYGIEYNSY, from the coding sequence ATGAAGTTAAATAATGCTCTCCCAACTCTAGAAGCTTTATGTAAAAAAACACACCAAAAATTACGCCAATATCTTATTCGACACAGCTTATTGTTATTTGGATGTTTATTATTAATGGGTGTGGAGTTGGGAGTCTTCCTTTATTTTTTTCTGTTTTCTGGGAAAACTATTATTCCAGCATTTTGCTTGGCGTGTTTTTTTCTTACCCTATTTGTCTGTCTTGTTGTTCGTTTGTACATACTGTCGGGGAAACCAGATTTTTTTGAAAATCTAGCAACTGACTATTTAAGAAATGCTCAGACTTTATTTAAGGGGAAGCATAACATTGTTGAAGAGCAAACACATTTAGCTTCCTCGGCAACCAAACTTGCTATTGATTTACAAAATCAAGAATACACACTCTTATCTAGTATGCTAAGTTTTCTTCCCAAGCATGACTTCATGAGAAAATTCAGCTGTTTTTGTTTCTGGAAAGACTACTTTTTGTTCAGGGAATGTTTATTACAGAAATCAATAGAGGCCTACATTAAAGTCGTACAATCTATTCCTGTAGATTTAGGAGCTCATGTATCCTTAGCAGATGCTTATGTAGCTCTCTCTGGATTGTATGCAGATCCTAGAAAATATCCCGAATTTGATGTTAGTTACTGGGTTCCTCCGGGCAGATATGGAGAAGATGTTCAAGAAAAATTTTTTGCAACGGCTCAGCGTGCCATAGAAGAATTTAAAATTTTAAATGAATATGCCCCAGGAAATGCCTGGGTCCACACCCAATTAGCTTATAGTTATCATGACTTACAAATGCCCTTGGAAGAGATTCAAGAATATGAGATGATTCTCAAGCTAAAACCCACAGACGTAGAGACGATGACTAAGCTCGGGATCCTTTATTTTCAACAAGGGATGAATGCAAAAGGCCTACGTATATACGAAGAATTAAAGAAAAGAGATTACAAGAAATCAAGAAAGCTAATCAAATTCTATGGTATAGAATATAATAGTTATTGA
- the rsmD gene encoding 16S rRNA (guanine(966)-N(2))-methyltransferase RsmD, translating to MKILAGKYKGKSLKTFSNPSVRPTCGVVKEAVFNICSVYVEDAIFLDLFAGVGSVGFEALSRGASSVTFVDSSAQSVRLIRANSQLLNPNLPITIIKQEARSAIQRLAKKNMSFDLIYIDPPYNLEDSYLAAVLRDIVVGGILDKQGCLFLENASIEPILVEGLILKRNRKLGGTCLSEYFLEDSSN from the coding sequence TTGAAAATTCTTGCTGGCAAATACAAAGGAAAGTCTTTAAAAACTTTCTCTAATCCTTCAGTTCGTCCGACTTGTGGCGTGGTAAAAGAGGCCGTGTTTAACATCTGTTCTGTCTATGTTGAGGACGCTATATTTTTAGATCTTTTTGCTGGAGTGGGATCTGTGGGGTTTGAAGCCTTAAGTCGCGGGGCTTCTTCGGTAACTTTTGTAGATTCTTCTGCACAATCTGTTCGATTAATTCGTGCAAATAGCCAACTTTTGAATCCTAATTTGCCGATTACAATTATAAAACAAGAGGCAAGATCAGCAATTCAACGGTTGGCCAAAAAGAACATGTCTTTTGACCTCATTTACATAGATCCTCCCTATAATCTTGAAGATAGCTATCTTGCCGCAGTATTGCGTGATATTGTTGTAGGTGGGATTTTAGATAAACAAGGCTGCTTATTTTTAGAAAATGCTTCTATAGAACCTATTCTTGTTGAAGGTCTAATACTAAAACGTAATAGGAAACTGGGGGGCACATGTTTATCAGAATATTTTCTCGAAGATAGTTCTAATTAG
- the hemH gene encoding ferrochelatase — MVSTYLLANFGGPRHSNDVEVFLTSLLTDRDVTGGFLPSFIHKRLFSFIAKKRTPKVLPQYNCIGGFSPIYQDTEALAKTLSSHLDAPVITFHRYLPDTHQQTIQQLKTLGDLPVVGVPLFPHFTYAVTGSIVRFIHNHLPSLNISWVSHFGNHPQFISCMIDHILEFLQSHDIPTNDCCLLFSAHGLPMRYVNKGDPYNVQCEKSFAAISERLPDIETFLCYQSKFGPGKWLTPSTKEICKTLKTNKKHVLIVPFGFTSDHVETLYEIEKEYISILIDRKYQALRIPAIYQSPQWVQSLATIIKSTRHVEKNSLIKS, encoded by the coding sequence ATGGTTTCAACTTATCTACTAGCAAATTTTGGCGGTCCGCGTCATTCTAATGATGTTGAAGTTTTTTTAACTTCATTACTTACTGATCGTGATGTTACCGGAGGATTCCTTCCTTCCTTCATTCACAAGCGGTTATTTTCATTTATTGCTAAAAAACGCACACCTAAGGTTCTCCCTCAATACAATTGTATTGGTGGATTTTCTCCCATATATCAAGATACAGAGGCTCTTGCAAAAACTCTATCTTCACATTTAGATGCTCCTGTAATTACCTTTCATCGCTATTTACCTGACACCCATCAACAGACAATACAACAGTTAAAAACTCTAGGAGATCTTCCTGTTGTTGGTGTTCCTTTATTTCCACATTTCACTTATGCTGTTACAGGAAGTATTGTGAGATTTATCCACAACCATCTACCATCACTTAATATCTCTTGGGTATCTCATTTTGGGAATCACCCTCAGTTTATTTCATGTATGATTGATCATATTCTGGAATTTTTACAATCTCACGATATCCCTACTAATGACTGTTGTCTATTATTTTCTGCCCATGGGCTTCCTATGAGATATGTGAATAAAGGTGACCCGTACAACGTACAATGTGAGAAATCCTTCGCAGCCATTTCTGAAAGATTACCCGATATAGAAACCTTTCTGTGTTATCAATCTAAATTTGGACCTGGCAAGTGGTTAACACCATCAACAAAAGAGATATGCAAAACACTCAAGACTAATAAAAAACACGTTCTTATTGTGCCTTTTGGATTTACATCAGATCATGTAGAAACCCTTTATGAAATAGAAAAAGAGTACATTTCCATTCTTATAGATAGAAAATACCAAGCTCTACGTATCCCCGCGATTTACCAATCTCCTCAATGGGTCCAATCTTTAGCAACAATTATTAAAAGCACTCGGCATGTAGAGAAAAACAGCTTAATAAAATCGTGA
- the polA gene encoding DNA polymerase I — translation MRKIFILDASGFVFRAYFALPDMKNSSGEGTQAVFGFIRSINKLIKEFSPNHMVAVFDGPNNKKSRREIYADYKIHREKKDENLYQQIPVVKEYCNLLGLRYLEIEGVEADDVIASITKQAVSEGCEVCLCTADKDLLQLVGPNVVALNPWKDRPPVDENSVVDIYGVPPSRISDYLALVGDTSDNIPGVSGCGPKKATALLQKYDSVEGILEHLDELTGSTHKMISEQKDVLLLSKDLAVLDNNIPLPISISGFEFPLHKVRQEEINTFYMRHGFKTLVQPVKEASNIDIEIINSSKPLVRVLSTLQGKSVAFSVGYKGNFLPSLTLMGVALACDEQVYYVDIENAQDDVITPLKNFFKRKDTEFYGYNIKRDNHALRNAGIHISNIALDLALAEHLINGGAKISYQTLLVDHGLVKSAGKYGKEWGQLSLPILKSPAKPAEHFGEFVSHLPKIKQSLLEELKVKGVEDLFFNMEMPLEKVLFTIERNGMPLDVDDLQELERTLSEELAILTDDIYTVAGTSFNIKSPKQLSDVLYNKLGLTPMDKARSTKAEVLEALLGEHEIVEKILAFRSIEKLLSTYVKALPRQIDPHTSRIHPTFNQMGTVTGRLACQDPNLQNIPIRSERGRLLRKAFCDTRQNNYFLSADYSQIELRFLAHLSQDESLRLAFESREDVHTFTASQVFHVPLEEVTKQQRMQAKTVNFGIIYGQQAYGLSKILKISVSEAQKLIDAYFDRYPAVARFINETISQACENLHVKTLLGRERIIDSWTEFSNSRAASGRLAVNTRIQGSAAELIKLAMLQLADALEKRKLRSRMLLQIHDELIFEVPEEEKEEVQTLVRDIMESAMILSVPLVVNILIGKNWAEC, via the coding sequence GTGAGAAAGATCTTTATTTTAGATGCTTCGGGATTTGTTTTTAGAGCATATTTTGCTCTCCCTGATATGAAAAATTCTTCAGGAGAAGGAACTCAGGCTGTTTTTGGCTTTATTCGTTCTATTAATAAATTAATTAAAGAATTCTCTCCTAATCATATGGTGGCTGTGTTTGATGGTCCAAACAACAAAAAAAGTCGTAGAGAAATTTATGCTGATTATAAAATTCATCGGGAGAAAAAAGATGAAAATCTCTACCAACAAATTCCTGTAGTTAAAGAATATTGTAATTTACTCGGGTTGCGTTATTTAGAAATAGAAGGCGTCGAGGCTGATGATGTTATAGCTAGTATCACAAAGCAGGCAGTTTCAGAGGGATGTGAAGTTTGCCTATGTACTGCAGATAAAGATCTACTTCAACTTGTAGGCCCGAATGTTGTTGCCTTGAATCCTTGGAAAGATAGGCCTCCTGTCGATGAAAATAGTGTTGTAGATATCTACGGTGTCCCCCCGAGTAGAATATCCGATTATCTAGCTTTGGTGGGGGATACCTCGGATAATATTCCTGGAGTATCTGGTTGTGGACCTAAAAAAGCTACAGCTCTGTTACAAAAATATGATTCTGTTGAAGGTATTTTGGAACATCTTGATGAATTGACAGGTTCCACTCATAAAATGATCTCTGAGCAAAAAGATGTATTGTTATTAAGTAAGGACCTCGCTGTATTAGATAACAATATACCTCTTCCTATAAGCATAAGTGGATTTGAGTTTCCTCTACATAAGGTGCGTCAGGAAGAAATTAATACCTTCTATATGCGGCATGGTTTTAAAACCTTAGTGCAACCAGTCAAGGAAGCGTCAAACATAGATATTGAGATAATTAATAGTAGTAAGCCACTAGTTCGTGTTTTGTCTACTTTACAGGGAAAGAGTGTTGCTTTTTCTGTGGGGTATAAGGGGAATTTTCTTCCCTCTCTTACATTAATGGGAGTCGCTTTAGCCTGCGATGAACAAGTTTATTACGTTGATATAGAAAATGCTCAAGACGATGTCATCACTCCATTAAAAAATTTCTTTAAAAGAAAAGATACTGAATTTTATGGTTATAATATCAAGAGGGATAATCATGCGTTAAGAAATGCTGGTATTCACATTAGTAATATAGCCCTTGATTTAGCCTTAGCGGAACATTTGATCAACGGTGGAGCTAAGATTTCTTACCAAACACTTCTTGTTGATCACGGGTTAGTGAAGTCTGCAGGTAAGTATGGCAAGGAATGGGGACAATTAAGTCTCCCTATATTGAAATCTCCTGCCAAACCTGCCGAACATTTTGGAGAATTTGTTTCTCATCTGCCTAAAATAAAACAATCGCTGTTAGAAGAATTGAAGGTAAAAGGAGTAGAAGATCTATTTTTCAACATGGAAATGCCCCTAGAAAAAGTCCTATTTACTATTGAAAGAAATGGGATGCCACTAGATGTGGACGATCTTCAAGAGCTTGAGAGAACTTTATCAGAGGAGTTGGCAATTCTTACTGATGATATTTACACAGTAGCTGGGACTTCTTTTAATATTAAATCTCCTAAGCAATTGTCGGATGTTTTATATAATAAATTGGGCCTAACACCTATGGATAAAGCTCGATCTACTAAGGCAGAAGTTTTGGAAGCCTTATTAGGAGAGCACGAAATTGTTGAAAAAATTTTAGCATTTAGATCTATTGAGAAGTTACTATCTACCTATGTTAAAGCTCTGCCTAGGCAAATAGATCCTCATACTTCTAGGATACACCCGACATTTAATCAGATGGGAACAGTAACAGGTAGATTGGCTTGTCAGGATCCAAATTTACAGAATATTCCTATACGCTCTGAGCGAGGGAGATTATTAAGAAAAGCGTTCTGTGATACGCGTCAGAATAATTATTTTTTATCTGCAGATTATTCTCAAATTGAGTTAAGATTCCTGGCGCATTTGAGTCAAGATGAGTCGTTGAGGTTAGCGTTCGAGTCGCGAGAAGATGTGCACACATTTACAGCTTCTCAGGTATTTCATGTCCCTTTAGAAGAAGTCACCAAGCAACAGCGCATGCAAGCAAAAACTGTAAATTTTGGTATTATCTATGGGCAACAAGCTTATGGACTTTCTAAGATTCTAAAAATCAGTGTTTCTGAAGCTCAAAAGTTAATAGATGCATACTTTGATCGTTATCCTGCAGTAGCTCGTTTTATTAATGAAACGATAAGCCAAGCTTGTGAAAATTTGCATGTAAAGACGTTACTGGGACGAGAAAGAATAATAGATAGTTGGACAGAGTTTTCTAACTCTCGTGCGGCTTCTGGTCGTCTTGCCGTTAACACCCGCATTCAAGGTAGCGCGGCTGAATTGATAAAATTAGCTATGCTACAACTTGCTGATGCGTTGGAAAAACGCAAATTAAGAAGCCGTATGCTGTTACAAATACATGATGAATTGATCTTTGAAGTCCCTGAGGAAGAAAAAGAAGAAGTGCAAACTTTAGTGCGAGATATAATGGAATCTGCAATGATTTTATCTGTCCCATTAGTTGTGAATATCTTAATTGGAAAAAATTGGGCAGAATGTTAG
- a CDS encoding orotate phosphoribosyltransferase: MMSFEEKQLRDHAVINLYRIGAIQFGDFNLSDGQKTPIYVDMRLVISCPNVLQTIASLIWRLRPSFNSSLLCGVPYTALALATCISLKYNISMVLRRKELKRSSQTDRIKVEGLFSPGQTCLVINDVVASGQSILETAKALEDEGLNIRESLVFLDRQVGGADALKDAGIKLRSVFTLEELVQSLLSKCELKEADAAIASALLESL, translated from the coding sequence ATGATGAGCTTTGAAGAAAAGCAACTTCGTGATCATGCTGTGATTAACCTATATCGTATAGGCGCAATACAATTCGGTGACTTCAATCTATCAGATGGTCAAAAAACTCCTATTTATGTCGATATGCGTCTAGTTATTTCTTGTCCCAATGTTTTACAAACTATAGCTTCTCTGATTTGGCGTCTACGCCCTTCTTTTAATAGTAGCTTATTATGTGGTGTTCCCTATACTGCTCTTGCTTTAGCTACCTGCATATCTCTGAAATACAATATCTCCATGGTATTGAGGAGGAAAGAGCTAAAACGATCGAGCCAAACAGATAGAATAAAAGTTGAAGGACTGTTTTCTCCTGGGCAAACGTGCTTAGTAATTAACGATGTTGTCGCTTCAGGTCAATCAATTTTAGAAACAGCTAAGGCTCTAGAAGATGAAGGTTTAAATATTCGAGAATCTTTGGTTTTTCTAGATCGACAGGTCGGGGGAGCAGATGCCTTGAAAGATGCAGGGATAAAATTACGATCAGTATTTACTCTTGAAGAATTAGTTCAGTCTTTACTGTCCAAATGCGAATTAAAAGAAGCGGACGCGGCCATAGCTTCTGCACTTTTAGAAAGTTTGTAA